A region of the Gammaproteobacteria bacterium genome:
TGTTCGTAATCGATCAGCTCTATCGTCACGTCATTCCCCGATGAGGTGGCACTCTGAGTTGTCGTTGTAAACGACGTTGCGTTCTCGATCAGTCAGGTTGTACATATCGAAAACGACGTGATTGCAGGCGCTGGTGTCGCCCGATTGGGAAGCTTCTACAAGAGCGGCAGCCATTTCGTGCGGTATGGCTGACCAAAGGGGGAGACGGATTCTCCGCAGATACTGGGCCTGAAACCGAAGGTAGCCGCCCCTCATTCGGGTTGAATAAGCAGCAACGAACAGCTTTGCGATGCCCGAAAGAAGAACCGCACGAAGCGCGCGAAGATTCCAGTCCATTGAAGTAATGAAATACAGATTATGGTGCGGATAGAGACGCCCCTCCTCATAGACAACGTGGGCCTCTCCCTTGATATCCGGAATCAACAACTTGGGTGTTTCCACGAGGGCCGGATATATCCGGTCGATAGTACGGAACCAATTTGCAGGTGCCTTGCGAGCCACATGCCGTTTGGCGATTTCTTCCCTCCTTAGCTCCAGATATCGCTTTAGGCGCGGATAACTCGCGAGGTCGACCAGCCCGCCTTCGTCAGCGAATGGGTTGACAACCCCCAGACCACGCCACTGGACCTCACCGGACAAAATATCGCGCGTGGTGGCGAGCGGCAGCTTTCGATCATCTTCAACGTCAAGATCGTCAAATCGGCCAATGAATGCCTGATCCGCCCCGGTGGCGACGCCGATGCCGACCTTGCACCCCGCTTCCTCCAGGCTTGGAAAGGTATGTTCCAAACGACGAACCAGCCTGATCTGGTCGGAAGCCTCCAGTATCCAGGGCTTTGCACCGTCGGCGAAGTCATGTACTTCCGTGATGGGTCCGATTGAGGGGCGCTTTTTCTGGTTCACGAGCTGGCGAGCCAGCGATTCCAACGTCTTGCGGCTGATCTCCGGCCGGCGAGCGACACGGGTCGGTCCGGTCTTCTCGCGCCCAATCACGAAGATCGCTGGATATGCGATTACTTCCGACTGAAAGGCGGGTGTGTCCACCATGTCAACGAAGACATCCAGATGGAATTGTTCCGACAAGAGTTTTCGCAATGGACCCCCATACCGGTTCTTGGTCCATCGATCGGCACAGATGATGCCGACCTTTCCGTCTGCCGAGAGTTGTCCCACGGAACGTTCGATGAATGGAATGTAAAGGTCGGCGCGATCATAGACAGTTGTGTATCGCGCCCGATATTCGGTGACAAGCGGATCCGGAACGAGTTCCTGACGAACATAGGGCGGGTTGCCGACGACAAACGAAAACTCGGGCGGCAGTTCGGACAACAGAAAGTCGCCGTGAACGAGCCATTCGCCGGCAAGGGCATTTGCGGTCGCTTGGTCGATTCCCGCTTCGATAAGCCGATGTACTACTGCTTCTCGGGTCGTTTCGAACGTGGATCGGTGAAGCTCAACAGCACGGATACAATCTGCCAAATCAATAGCAGAACATCGATCGTCCTGACGCCGCCATGCTTCAAGTAACCGTTCAATCACGACGAAAAGGAAGTCTCCGTTACCGAACGACGGTTCCAGGAGGGACTTCTCGAATAGCGGCCGATCAACAGTGTAGCCGACCAGGTCGAGTATGAACTCGACAACCTCGCGGCGCGTGAACACTGCACCACGCGTCTCCGCGCCGGCCTGCGATAGCTGACTGAGCGCAGCCTCCACAGGACAGAGACCCGGCAAGGACGATTGGGCCGTCAGGGGCCGAGGGGCGTACCGAACGTCGGTCACCTGAGGTACTCCGCCACATGCCGTAGGTGACAGCCTCCGAGTTCGGCGAGCGACGCAACTTCCCGTTCCCATTGTTTTGGGACCGGGCACATCAAGCTGCGGATGAACGACGGCTTGGAGACATCGTATCGTCTTGAGGGTTGGTTCATCGGGTACCAGCTCTCCACATCTATCCCAAAGTTCCGGTCCATTCCTTGGCAAGGCCATGTCGCGCGCAAGGTCCATGCACCATACCATGTCCTCGCTCGCACACTACGGTTCTGGCGAGTCAGTCGGCACGATCCGGCGGCTTAAGAACCGGCGCGCCAAACCTCGCGTTCGGGTGTTTCGAAGGCGGTATCCGGACATGTCCAATTGCTTGGCCATCGATCTCATCAGCCCCAGCGACCCCGGTATCATCAACAGCGGCGGACCGCTCGTTGCGAACTGACCGTCTGCGGTGATTTCCCGGAGCGATCGGAGGGCAAAGTGGCACTCGCCTGTCTGATTGCGGGAAAGATGGGCATGGATGCGGATGCCGCACCCGCCCCAAAAGATTCCAGTCTGAGGCAACTGATCTTTA
Encoded here:
- a CDS encoding N-6 DNA methylase, whose amino-acid sequence is MGTGSCVARRTRRLSPTACGGVPQVTDVRYAPRPLTAQSSLPGLCPVEAALSQLSQAGAETRGAVFTRREVVEFILDLVGYTVDRPLFEKSLLEPSFGNGDFLFVVIERLLEAWRRQDDRCSAIDLADCIRAVELHRSTFETTREAVVHRLIEAGIDQATANALAGEWLVHGDFLLSELPPEFSFVVGNPPYVRQELVPDPLVTEYRARYTTVYDRADLYIPFIERSVGQLSADGKVGIICADRWTKNRYGGPLRKLLSEQFHLDVFVDMVDTPAFQSEVIAYPAIFVIGREKTGPTRVARRPEISRKTLESLARQLVNQKKRPSIGPITEVHDFADGAKPWILEASDQIRLVRRLEHTFPSLEEAGCKVGIGVATGADQAFIGRFDDLDVEDDRKLPLATTRDILSGEVQWRGLGVVNPFADEGGLVDLASYPRLKRYLELRREEIAKRHVARKAPANWFRTIDRIYPALVETPKLLIPDIKGEAHVVYEEGRLYPHHNLYFITSMDWNLRALRAVLLSGIAKLFVAAYSTRMRGGYLRFQAQYLRRIRLPLWSAIPHEMAAALVEASQSGDTSACNHVVFDMYNLTDRERNVVYNDNSECHLIGE